In Candidatus Eisenbacteria bacterium, the following proteins share a genomic window:
- the rpiB gene encoding ribose 5-phosphate isomerase B has translation MRIAIGTDHAGFELKQRLVAELRALGHEVIDEGTHSTEPVDYPDFCFPVGEKVARGEVDFGIVLGGSGIGESIAANKVAGVRASVVTSDETARLTRLHNDSNVIALGARTNGGHEGPSRWVRIWLETAFEGGRHAPRLEKIRRYEAAHGRTL, from the coding sequence GTGCGGATTGCGATCGGCACGGATCACGCCGGATTCGAACTCAAGCAGCGGCTGGTCGCCGAGCTGCGTGCGCTCGGACACGAGGTGATCGACGAAGGCACTCATTCGACCGAGCCGGTCGACTACCCGGACTTTTGTTTCCCGGTCGGCGAGAAGGTGGCGCGCGGGGAAGTCGATTTCGGAATCGTGCTCGGCGGCAGCGGCATCGGCGAATCGATCGCGGCGAACAAGGTGGCCGGGGTGCGGGCCTCGGTGGTGACCAGCGACGAGACCGCGCGACTCACGCGGCTGCACAACGACTCGAACGTGATCGCGCTCGGCGCACGCACCAACGGCGGCCACGAGGGCCCCTCGCGCTGGGTGCGCATCTGGCTCGAGACCGCATTCGAGGGCGGCCGGCATGCACCGCGGCTCGAAAAGATCCGCCGCTACGAAGCGGCTCACGGGAGGACCCTCTGA
- a CDS encoding branched-chain amino acid transaminase produces MAIQKVEKIWMSGKWVAWDDARIHVLSHVAHYASSVFEGIRAYQNPSGVAIFRLDEHLDRLLASAKIYRMELPFERAVLHQTCLDVVAINDLRDCYLRPLVYRGYENLGVNPFGSPVEVAIAAFPWSGYLGEDALAKGVAVKVSSWWRIAPNTLPAMAKASANYMNSQLIKMEALTDGYSEGIALDTQGFVSEGSGQNVFLVAGGELITPPLTSSVLAGITRQTVVTLARELGIPVRESVIPREMLYLADELFFSGTAVEISPITSVDRITVGSGARGPVTKRLQEAYFGILRGELPDRHGWLTAVPAAAAARAR; encoded by the coding sequence ATGGCGATCCAGAAGGTCGAGAAGATCTGGATGAGCGGCAAGTGGGTCGCGTGGGACGACGCGCGCATCCACGTGCTCTCGCACGTCGCCCACTACGCGTCGAGCGTGTTCGAGGGGATCCGTGCCTACCAGAACCCGAGCGGGGTGGCGATCTTCCGGCTCGATGAGCATCTCGACCGGTTGCTGGCGTCTGCGAAGATCTATCGCATGGAGCTGCCGTTCGAGCGTGCGGTGCTCCACCAGACCTGCCTCGACGTGGTGGCGATCAACGATCTGCGGGACTGCTACCTGAGGCCGCTCGTTTACCGCGGGTACGAAAACCTCGGCGTCAACCCATTCGGCTCACCGGTCGAGGTTGCGATCGCGGCGTTCCCCTGGTCGGGTTATCTGGGCGAGGACGCGCTCGCGAAGGGCGTGGCCGTCAAGGTCAGTTCGTGGTGGCGCATCGCGCCGAACACGCTGCCCGCGATGGCAAAGGCGTCGGCGAACTACATGAACTCGCAGCTGATCAAGATGGAGGCGCTGACCGACGGCTACAGCGAGGGGATCGCGCTCGATACGCAGGGCTTCGTAAGCGAGGGCAGCGGACAGAACGTGTTCCTGGTCGCCGGCGGCGAGCTGATCACGCCACCGCTGACCAGCAGCGTGCTGGCCGGCATCACCCGTCAGACCGTGGTGACGCTTGCGCGCGAGCTGGGTATTCCGGTGCGCGAATCGGTGATCCCGCGCGAGATGCTCTACCTTGCGGACGAGTTGTTCTTCAGCGGCACTGCGGTCGAGATCTCGCCGATCACCTCGGTCGACCGCATCACGGTCGGCTCCGGCGCACGCGGCCCGGTGACCAAGCGACTCCAGGAGGCCTATTTCGGCATCCTGCGCGGCGAACTTCCGGATCGACACGGCTGGCTCACGGCGGTGCCCGCGGCGGCTGCCGCGCGCGCCCGCTAG
- a CDS encoding low molecular weight protein arginine phosphatase, translating to MIDRARIAAYSLRAMTRPDPLYHVLFVCTGNTCRSPMAVAALRQALGSDADRVAISSAGTSAWDGQPAARFAIETAQRSGAVLENHRSRRLTPEMAGEADLIVVMEPAHRAALATLGIADDRVHVLSEWPEPGEPTLEISDPFGQSAEAYEECWRRIGRHVERLAVVVREACRSRSA from the coding sequence ATGATTGACCGAGCCCGGATCGCAGCCTATTCTCTGCGCGCCATGACCCGTCCGGACCCCCTCTACCATGTGCTGTTCGTCTGCACCGGGAACACCTGCCGCAGCCCGATGGCGGTCGCGGCGCTGCGCCAGGCGCTGGGTTCCGACGCGGATCGGGTGGCGATTTCCTCCGCAGGGACTTCGGCGTGGGATGGACAACCGGCGGCACGATTCGCGATCGAAACCGCACAGCGCTCGGGTGCGGTGCTCGAGAATCACCGCTCGCGTCGGCTGACGCCGGAAATGGCCGGCGAGGCGGACCTGATCGTCGTGATGGAACCGGCGCATCGAGCCGCGCTCGCCACCCTCGGCATCGCGGATGATCGGGTGCACGTCTTGAGTGAGTGGCCGGAGCCGGGCGAGCCGACGCTCGAGATCTCGGATCCGTTCGGGCAATCCGCCGAAGCCTATGAAGAGTGCTGGCGGCGCATCGGCCGTCACGTCGAGCGCCTGGCGGTGGTGGTGCGCGAGGCGTGTCGCAGCCGATCCGCCTGA